DNA sequence from the Palaemon carinicauda isolate YSFRI2023 unplaced genomic scaffold, ASM3689809v2 scaffold695, whole genome shotgun sequence genome:
CAAATGTTATTTAGcgatgaagattttgcatagccacaccaacagagattagtaaatacaattcattgtactgacgcttccctactccaggtttcccacattttggattttattctagcagcacttgcaagcacattttgaattaggggattttcactagaacgTAGGCGGGAGGTGtcgaatggtgcctcggggtattagtgaggcgtcttaggatatcagtgtgaatgactgtgatacgtctcatcgattcacgcttatagtttgcccatagcaagCAGCCGTAcaagttatagcagtaggtttgaaacggGAGTTTTTTTATAtcctggcggcagaaggcaaatcttctccttaccatgttccctggacaacacaatttacgtcgcctcttttcaatgtcacatatcagaatcctttacagaaatcacctttataatctgaaagtgaattttataatctaatcattatagaaAGGTAGATTACCATGAATCCCTTATTGGTATTGTAACACTATTTTGACCATTTAGGGATGAATTttgataatgaattttaatttggtGATTTGAATTTAGAGTGAGATAAAAAGCATCTGTAGTTGAAGAATTAACTCTGATgaacgtcttcttcttctccttcttcttcttctccttcttcttcttcttcttcttcttcttcttcttcttcccagcgaTTTTTATCAACTTTAAAGCCACCTGACGAGCAAAATAGACaacaccattaagaaaaaaaatttgtttaaatgcaatgaataaatacaaaagctaaaaaaaacaaaaaaaaacataagcgaagattattctattcattattgaaagaagtaataaatataataaaggaaaggcagaagatgaATATAATTCGATttaaaggcaatgaggagataattgaagggaacatGAAATACTGAGGTGCAAAAACACATGATCACAGGTTCAGATCAAATGATAACAAACAGAAGAATCAGAGATAACAGGAGATAATAATGAGATGGGAATTACTAtacatatcaactctctctctctctttctctctctctctctctctctctctctctctctctctctctctctctctttatatatatatatatatatatatatatatatatatatatatatatatatatatatataaatatatatatatatatatatatatatataaatatatatacacacatatatatatatatgtgtgtgtatgcatatatatatatatatatatatatatatatatatacatatatatatatatacatatatatatatatatatatatatatatatatatatatatatatatacatatatattgtttatattttattaaaaataataattaataataaaaaagcaaaagccaaatcttaaagaaataaaattttgaaactaggactatagtgaatacagtttatttttcctggctcatcacctactgaaaggtttggaacgttggtggaagagagagagagagagagagagagagagagagaggggagagagagagagagagagagagagagatcgtacaacacctatgaagaagaagaagaagtataaaaagaagaagcaaactcaccaaaaAACACCATATTCACATCTGGTGGATTTCTTTGCCTCAAGACCCATCTCTCCgactaaggcttcgtcatctggtcgttcttctGATGGGAACACGATCTTgcctctcaccctgactcccttcaaggaggcgaggagtctgaggatgacctcagggctcctcgtcctccccagggaacacgGAGGAAACTGGATTGACctgaacgatctgttgggaagaaggaaaggaagaaagtaAATGATGTCAtccatatttattcattattttatgcttttattgttatcttgtttcgtGAATATGGAAATGTGCattcagacacatacacgcacacacacgaataCCAATGGAGAGAATGAGCGAGAGggagggtgagtgagggagtgtgtgtgtgttcctaataataaaataaaaaaagagagagcaacgaggaattccaacttccctcgcacacacacacacacacacacacacacacatatatatatatatatatatatatatatatatatatatatatatatatatatatatatatatatatatatataggcctatatatatccatatctattttgacaggacacgggcgagcagctcgtcgagcctggctcgacaaccctgtttttgaattgatgttcgatcgtgtaaacgggctatttggttgtcgagcgcgctcgacgagcggctcgatgaaagtcaggctcatcttgacttttgtgggcggagctacattgtttgacgagcggtgtgaacgtgtgaacgggtgtcgagcatcgaacctcagttgttattcaaacctgctagaggaaatataatcaaagaaatgcataattgctgccattaatgacagcaagaatgagaaggaagtcgtacttgatttcatacatgcatatcgagctcatccagctttatggaaagttaaatcaaaagactattccaataaagtagccagaaacaaaggaatagcggacactcagtctttcatgtggagttatggccttcctcatagtaatgaaagggctgacacgattcggtagatctctctctctctctctctctctctctctccactaatgaTTTCCGAGAGTATCATCTCAGAATTTCGTGAATAAAcgaatagaattttgaacgaaactttctgggaaACATCTGATTCAAATGAGATGTTTTATTGTGAttcaattttctcattttatttcgttttgtagactgACGATTGTGATCTATTCCTTACGGAGACATATGAGTGAGTGAGGATCTCCtacttcattatcaatattttcgaTTTCGAAGAGAGGCCGACGGGGGAAGCTACCTTATGTCTATATGTAGACCGATCATGTTGGAAATTAATTAGATGAACTTTGGTTTAGTGTGTATGATTAAACTTGAACTTTCATTTGTTAgaaatgatactctctctctctctctctctctctctctctctctctctctctctctctctctctctctctctctctctataaggaatgatgtctcctcacctccttgcatcctgtggttgcaatgtccgaaggatgtccccaaccttctcgatgtcttcttccttgacgtccaTGACATAGACAAAGACATCTGGATTCTTCTTCAAGAAAGGATACTTCTTCAAGAAAGGAAtcttctccaagaaagggatggggcgactgacgctgctgacgtcgttgacactgaagtgaatacctgaaagagaaagaagaagaagaagaagaagaagaagaacgatgagaaaaatgataatcaaaactgaacattttctctgtgtttctttcttaagattctaaaggaaaaggtcaaatgggaataataataacaacgaatttagaggcaaaagaactaaacacagtagagCAAAGTCGGCCATTGTCTCTTTGAGGTTGCGttaatgtgtgtgcgtttgcgtatgcgtttgcgtgtgcgtgcgggagttaatgtgtgtgtgcgtgcgtttgcgtgtgcgtgcgggacataatgtgtgtgtgtgtgcgtgtgtgtgcaagtGAGCATTGCAGCGGCTCAGGTATGTCATCAGTCTtctcatgaaaccctcacattatgcacTGTCTAAATCACCTAAGCCAATAACAACTCAGTTTTATTCTATTGTCAAAATATCATTGGCCAAAAGAAACGTTTTTAAATcccttttgctgattggttctcccgttcggataactccgcccacatccttgtagagaaccaatcagcgcaggaagggggcggagtcaggaggagccgcGTTTGACTATGGCTGGTGCCGATATttgtttcctattcattacaatcatgatcacTATTATTCCTTTCCatcactattaaataaatcaacGCCATAGAActgagacatttccttttaatatatggaaggaaagaaattaaaacttaacattgaaagcttttatatcaaattcaaatcagatgaaaacaatattttcctctttgtgaaaaaaaaaaaaaaaaaaaaaaacagattgagACCTATGAAcataatgttctacatctatagagtaataatgatgatgataatgatgttaacaatgatattgataatgataacaacgatattaaaAGACTGAATGATaggatgaggatgagggaaaggaggccaggtattgtaatgtccctcagaggaaaggaacagagaaaataatattattgttacttaCCTAAAAGTTcaatctgttttgtcttttccaaagatcgacagaaggcgtcgagacTGGGTTGGTCTAGAGGCCTCACGTGAAGGTTCctaatatttggagggatttgaaacgttgggtcccagatgcctttGTATTCcctacaactgttccaaagagaagaaaagaaaagaaataaatagttattggatttgattgggaattttattatcaagttgatgatgatgatgacgaaaacggaaagtaaaaaaagaataatttcgtaaaatatggaaattgatattaacaaaaaatgagaaattaaaatcgggacttttttatgtttagccgacttattatgagtctaattgtgacaatgatgataatgatgatactgacaatataaaatatattgtttacaagactcaagttgattgttatacgttatgagttctctctctctctctctctctctctctctctctctctctctctctctctctctctctctctttattagtaggcctatatatgtgtgcatgtgcatatgtttgtatgtgtgatcATGTACCACTGTATTGTTATagagatatttgattattatatgtatcttataatgttcaaaataactgtcaaataatGATAACTTACTCATttgtgagtagattcttgattgactctctctcttctacggtcggctctgaatctccAAAGAAATGTTCCCATAGCGTTATTTCtgatgggttgatgagatgccgGCAGAGTTGCCTTTGcagttcaactaacccatcagtgttATGAAGGATTATTctgatattaattctctctctgtttgggagagggggatctgtggctctaaggagggcaatgtacgcatcaattgtatgatcttcAATTGCGGTGCCCAGATCCTTATGACCCCAAAATGTGTTCTCATCAAACAACTTaaacctctgtgctatccatcttgcagatgaatgatcacatttgatattcttcaagactcttagcacagagtctttgtcgttcactcccgaccttactaggagttccagtgcctcaatcttggcatcttctgacaccttcatctcgtccccgtcacccacatggaataggctgatcatctgtatcagcatattttgatatttgtgaaggttttcagggagactccctccaagaagcatttcaaagatctttttaggtgtggctgtgtttacagattggccccaggattggtttgtcaatttcatagggaaaaaaagagctgccatgaattccatcatccctttatgagggaaactgtaatgaaaggagccctgggaagtggtcactttcttcaggaaggcgccagttagctcttcggctggcaattTCATATGATAACAGAACTCGGACAAATATTTGATGGTGGAttttggaatattgatttcatctttttgtaatgctctgaatgattcaagacatagtttttcaataaactgcTCTATTTCATGATGCAGTTCACTTGGCCGGAAATGAGCTCTGTTGAGGTTTTTCaccaaacgctcctctaattttgagcgagacaaaaggtaaaattgccagtagagctcagcttcagtggtgatgttgcttataatatCTGGTTTATACATCCACAGAActgttacaagagcgagatttaagggtagtccccacacttcatgcatagtgtgcattgttttcctcagatactgcAACAATTCCTGTAATGATTGCAAGGGAGAATTGcctgaccccaatactgcataatacttgcatacaaactcttcttTCTTCTCgtttggaattccctcaagactaattgtagacacagttgtgtaatcagatttcacttgattgttgaatttctcctcaaattcaggtctggttgtcacaataacgCTAATTGGGtgggatttcttcagtgtcaagacttctaggaataattttgatgatttatcgTTTAATTCATCGTACCCATCTATGATGAGTAGACATTTGTAAGCCAAACAAACTTCAATAATTTCATTACCTTGGAATTTCTGGTGAACGTCTCCAAAAAacgccactaacaagtctttaaaagattcaatgaaATCCCTGCATTGTACATACAAAAGTATGTCATAGTCATTAAGGCCTTTGATGTCGTCCTTCTTAGAGAGCCAGTCAGAATTGATCTTCTTGACCagtgtggttttccccatacctgccattcccttgatcagtaagagtcgactgtgatcataatgaggtacgtgattcagtatctcctctataggaacactacaggggccactttccccttctagcttcatttctgtataaatcttttctactggtatgttggggttagaagaggttcccgttatcaggttgagaggattaatgcttttaaatttttcaagaattttcttcaaacaagggaagccttctttttccaataacttcttctttttggtgaagtcaatttccctttgatattcatcaaagacctcggctcctatacctcccTTTCCTATCTCATTGATCATCTGTCGGGTATCATCAAAAtctctgtccatttctctttcgATTTTTTCTTTATCCTCAGGGTTTACTACATACCCGAGCACAACAAGTTTTAAGGTCCCTTGAATttttattgtaagttcatataattcatttattatgCGACTACACCATCCTCTATCAATTCTCGGATTGTGGGCTGTTTCATTCCTCTTATCCTTCAAGACGGCCAAAGACATTTCTGGGTCGGAACCATTTTGTTTTTGCCACTTTTCGTCATTTTTTCCAGctaaacatatagaaaaaaaaagaagcacaTGAATCATAGATATGTCCCATGTATTGTGGGATGAAGGATTCATGAACTTATCCCTTTGATCCTTTGAAAGATTCCTCTTGACTTCATtgatgttgaccccttggctttcgaggtagtctttgaagttacTTCCTCGGTCCCATGTGGGATTCACCCAGCAAAGGATCatgaaataaagaggctgaatggcttccctgaaaaTCTTCCACAATCTTACGGTTGACTCATCAAACTCATCGatttggatcgaaggaggaacggtgtctctgtacaaaagagaaaattgAATTGACCATAGGTGACtacaatgaaaagaaatataagaaaatattgatattcatagataaaataaaattaaagaacctTTATACAAGAAAAATCCCTCAAaattggcactatatatatatatatatatatatatatatatatatatatatatatatatatatatatatatatatatgtatatatatatatatatacatatatatatacacatatatatatatatatatatatatatatatatatatatatatatatatatatacatatatatatatatatatatatatacatatatatatatagatatatatatatatatatatatatatatatatatatgtatatatatatatatatatatatatatacacaaacatatatatatatatatatatatatatatatatatatatatatatacacaaacatatatatatatatatacatatatacacacacaaatatatatatatatatacatatatatatatatatatatatatatatatatatatatatgtatatatgtatatatatatatatatatatatatatatatatatatatatatatatatatatatatatacaggaagattggggcatctggaacgccttaGATTTAATatgaataggatggagaaaagccatccTAGCATCATACacgtattttccaaattttcgagactttgggtctcatcatcagggctctaaaatatacaaaatatacaaagaaaaaaagactcagtatcaatattaatacaaatggaacaacATGAAAGTTAATTATAATCctctaaaaaataaactataaaaaaagaaaaatatataaagttaaaaagtgaagaatgcttaagttagtacctatctctaaggAGTTAAAAACTGAGTgatgttgtctggtttggaaagggggACGTCAACTATGCAATATATAAAACTGTGGATGAAGTCTAACCATTTAATGGTGGCACAAGCGgtttgattgttaacgactccaaaacagagagagaatagtccttgggcgcttgggtgacaatgcgaaaatcattttatgaaaatgatgttttacatttattacaatgttctcgtttgttggaaaattctttcgttttcaaagtacatcccgttcggtgactgactccgagatgagaatcgattctgactttaagcaatcttttggtggctcccacgtatttcccgatcttacattgcgggcaagtaaagcaatacaccaccaaagaccgcatcaaattcggaagtttatctttgtgggagaacaaagaacccagagttttaggatttttttctatcaacttaaggttcacagccggaaaagttttctgaatgactttttgtatttacaCCTTAAATGAGTTGGaaggaattaaaggtatagaggcatatattaataatttaggtacgttcggtacaagttgatgtGTCAgatatttatcatttaaaaagttattgacatatttcaagagtaattggatttcgctatggaagttatgccagttggatgATAACGTGGAAAATTTGCATCTTGTATAAAAATACAACACTCAATTGGAAGAACAAGTCCAAGGCCTTTAATCTGCAGTTGTTAGTAatggctgttgatatatatatatatatatatatatatatatatatatatatatatatatatatatatatatatatatatatgtgtgtatatatatatatatatatatatatatatatatatatgtttatatatctgtatctaactatatatatatatatatatatatatatatatatatatatatatatatatatatatatatatttatatgtgtgtttgtgtgtgtgcgcatatatacaatatatatatatatatatatatatatatatatatacaaccatatttatatatatatataaatatatatatatatatgtgtgttttatatatatatatacatatacatatatatatatatatatatatatatatatatatatagatagatagatagatagatagatagatagatatatatgcatatatatatatatatatatatatatatatatatatatatatatatatatatatatatatgtgtgtgtgtgtatatatacatatatatatatatatatatatatatatatatatatatatatatatatatatatatatggatatatatatgtatatctatatataaatatccatatatatttatatatatataatatatatagaaccatatatatttatatatgaatatatatatatatatatatat
Encoded proteins:
- the LOC137637382 gene encoding uncharacterized protein, with protein sequence MDLPSTSKHTLQQPDTVPPSIQIDEFDESTVRLWKIFREAIQPLYFMILCWVNPTWDRGSNFKDYLESQGVNINEVKRNLSKDQRDKFMNPSSHNTWDISMIHVLLFFSICLAGKNDEKWQKQNGSDPEMSLAVLKDKRNETAHNPRIDRGWCSRIINELYELTIKIQGTLKLVVLGYVVNPEDKEKIEREMDRDFDDTRQMINEIGKGGIGAEVFDEYQREIDFTKKKKLLEKEGFPCLKKILEKFKSINPLNLITGTSSNPNIPVEKIYTEMKLEGESGPCSVPIEEILNHVPHYDHSRLLLIKGMAGMGKTTLVKKINSDWLSKKDDIKGLNDYDILLYVQCRDFIESFKDLLVAFFGDVHQKFQGNEIIEVCLAYKCLLIIDGYDELNDKSSKLFLEVLTLKKSHPISVIVTTRPEFEEKFNNQVKSDYTTVSTISLEGIPNEKKEEFVCKYYAVLGSGNSPLQSLQELLQYLRKTMHTMHEVWGLPLNLALVTVLWMYKPDIISNITTEAELYWQFYLLSRSKLEERLVKNLNRAHFRPSELHHEIEQFIEKLCLESFRALQKDEINIPKSTIKYLSEFCYHMKLPAEELTGAFLKKVTTSQGSFHYSFPHKGMMEFMAALFFPMKLTNQSWGQSVNTATPKKIFEMLLGGSLPENLHKYQNMLIQMISLFHVGDGDEMKVSEDAKIEALELLVRSGVNDKDSVLRVLKNIKCDHSSARWIAQRFKLFDENTFWGHKDLGTAIEDHTIDAYIALLRATDPPLPNRERINIRIILHNTDGLVELQRQLCRHLINPSEITLWEHFFGDSEPTVEERESIKNLLTNDCREYKGIWDPTFQIPPNIRNLHVRPLDQPSLDAFCRSLEKTKQIELLGIHFSVNDVSSVSRPIPFLEKIPFLKKYPFLKKNPDVFVYVMDVKEEDIEKVGDILRTLQPQDARRSFRSIQFPPCSLGRTRSPEVILRLLASLKGVRVRGKIVFPSEERPDDEALVGEMGLEAKKSTRCEYGVFWWL